In Primulina eburnea isolate SZY01 unplaced genomic scaffold, ASM2296580v1 ctg625_ERROPOS2042916+, whole genome shotgun sequence, the genomic stretch AGATGTTGGTTGAACTGTTTAAATTATGTTGGGAGTGTGTTATTGTGCAAATTATCTAAACTTATTATTCTCTGCCCTATATGGAAAGCTTCCATACACATTGAACATATTAAGAAGTTGTTATTTGTTGCCTCAGTATTGTTTAAGCTCAGAAAGTATCTGACGTACAAAAATTTCATTATCTTATCCTGTGCACATATGCCAGATTTCTTAGGCTATACTAGGTTTATCTTTTCTCAGCCTTGAATCATGGCATTACCTTCTCTTATCTGCCCTTCTCCTTTAAAAGATGGGAAGAAGAGAAGGACTGGACCCCCCTGTAGGACTTTATAGAGACTAATTGCGTTTCGACCTTATAAGTTTTTGAGGGATTCAGGGATTTCTACTTTTCTTCAAGTATCTCACTTTAGAAACCCGGGTCAACTTGTTTCTTTTGGGAACTGAAACTTCCTACAATAGGTGTGCATACGGGCCTAGAGTTTGCCCTATGCACACTTAATTGAAATGTGGAGCTTGGTGTGCTCTCAGGCACATCAGCCACACCTAGGGCTTAAGTGAGCAAGGCGCACCTTTGATTAAGCTATGGTGCAAACAAGACGCATGCCTTTGGTTACTATCATGCAAACGCTTGAAATCTGTCTTATGTCAGATGCAAGTGTTAATGCATTGTGTTGTATTGCAAGGTTCTTTGGGTTATTCAGTAAATTGTTTCTACTTTGTTAACACTTGTGTTTATTCACTGCTAGATGCCTCTGTTGAATAGATTGACTTTTGAATATTATTTTACTTAAAGACTTTAAGTGATTGATTGGCATAATAGTCACACTTGTATAGGAGGGAGACTGTTGTTTCTCTTCATATGATTTTTTAACTGCCGTTTAGCAGCAATTTTTGGTGCTGATTAGAATGCAATACTGCTCAACTTCAAGGTCAATAAGTGTTTGGAAGATGGATGTCTGAGGGATGTTTTTGGTTTCCCTACTTAGAGGGCGCGAAACCCTAAACGACTACTCTCTTGCCAGGAATCCTGTACAAAACTCAATCTTTGCACTGGCGACTTTCTGATCCATGAACATTTCGGTTGGGACACTTGGCACGAATATCGCGTTAATTATCTGGCATGAACTGTGATCTGGGTTTTGTTACTCTAATTTCTTCACCATGCTGTACGTGTGTTGAGCACGGCACAACGCAAACTTGACATAACTCTTTGAAGTTTTACTTCACTCTCAGACACCTGAAACATATCCCTTGAGAGTATTGTGCAGTTCTCTAAGAATATTGCTTGACATGATCTGTTCGGTCTCTTTATTTTTTCTGCCATAGTCTGCTGATGAAATTTTTATTGGACTACTTTCAGATGTTGAATATGCGtaatctttagagaagtcaagTGCTTCTAACTAGTCCTTGACCAATCATGCTAAATCTGTCAAGTTTatagaaataaataatttagtttATCTTTAAATTCTCTCTCTCGATATACTTATTGATGTTTTCATGTGTGCAAGCCAAAGGCTTTGACTTATAGCTGTTTGTAGTCTTtttaaactttttgtttataCATAACGTGATTCCAAACTTTATGTACTTTCAATAACCTTGTCGATGCACTTACATAATTTTGTGATTCAATATATGTTCTCCCTGTTTGTATTAAGTATTTGTGTCTGCCTTTGATAGGCCTTCCCTTCTGCAAGTTTTATGCTAATTACTCATTGTTTTTATTTCTACCAATTAATGATTCATATCCTTTCGCTGAATACTCATTGTTTTTTTGTTGCCAATTTCAGGTGTTTGCGCTGGATCAAAACCTATTAACCAGGCCTCGTTGACCATCTTGGGTCTGCATCTTACCATGATCCCTTTTACGAAGCTGAGTTTTTTCACCGATAAGAAGGAGGTTCAACGATCTTCAACTGCTTTGGGATATGTCGCTCATGTATGTGTCATCTCTTTTGCGGGGGCATGAAATTAATAACTAATATATTTGTTATTCTAGTTTTCTTGGTTGCTGTTTTACATTCAAAATATTAATAAGTGCTATCACATGATATGTTCCTAGGAATCTTTAATGTCTTTTTAACACCAATTTAGGATAACGGGTGTTTATCCGTGTGGTTCAAACTTCAGGGGTGTTGATGTAACTTATCTGATATCACTTTCATTTGGCAATATGCATGTACACTTATTTCTAATTTATTGATCTTAATGGTCCCTTTCTATGCAGGTTGTCTCACTCATAGCTTCTTACCTGCACGTTCCTTTACGATATCCATTTCGATTAGGAGGTTCTCGATCATATATACAAGATTATGCTCCTTCAATTGAGCATTCAGCATCTAGTTCAACTTTGGATCCAACAATTTCGACAAGCTCAAAGCCAATGGAATTTCCTCTTTTTCTCGAAGGTCAAGATTCAACAAGAGCAGCTTATGCCGTGTTTTTGCTAAACAAGGTGCATTTCAATCTTGAATCGTTGAATGACTTATAATAAGATAGCTTAACATCTGTATATCATGAAAACTTACTTTACAATTTGGTCAACTAATTTAGCCAAGATTAAAATTTCAGCAATTTTCAGATCAGTTATAAAATTACATGGTTGCAGGATTTAGAACAACTTCTAAATTTCATCGGTGTGAAGAGCTTAGGGCCACGACACATCTTAGCGAATTTGAAGGAGCTTTTGAGAAACATCGTTTCTCCAGAATACATTGATACATGATCTGAAACAGCACAATAAATTGTAAGTTTCTGTAGATGGATTCTACTTACTTTTTGAATGGtgcttatttttttaatgaagcGCCGTGTTATTTTTTTGTCCAAATTTTCAGAATTATATTGACAATTATAATTGTAATGAATATTTTAGACTGCAGTTTTATCTTGTAGTTCTCAGTACAGTGATTTGGTTCAAATTGTTTAATTTTTAGCTTATTTTTTTGTTTGGAGGAATGGAATATAATGAGAATTTTGgtttacattatatatataaagtttgATGTGTTATACATCCACCGTACATACTTCTGTCAGCACCGATGAGGTGACATTACCTGTTAGACAtgcaatttttttatgtttcatTACATCCAATTAGTGAATGTGATGTTCATATAAACGTGCACGGTGAGTGGATAATAGTGTGTGTGCTTACTCCGAGAGGCATGTGACCTTATTCGtaatgatttgatatgattaattcAGAATTTAAGGGTGCTTTTTTAGGGCAATTCATTTTTGTTCTCATGCTGATAATATGTGATTTTTAGCTAATTATGTATGATGTTATCAATTTAGTCATGCAGTTATTTTTCATCAattgataaattttttttaccaaataTTTTTTCCATATTATAACAATTCAGCAAATAATACTTTATGAGATGTGAATTTTGTAGtattgatataaaaatctttttcctttagattttcttctgtattaagaagaatatttatcaatgattcttttaaatcattgtttatattgagattattaatctttttcttgacataacactTATTAGCTTTATGTCCAATCTTTCCACACTTCCAGCATACTGGAACTTTAGTAGAGtcattttttataggttttttaaactttttcttagaatatcttttagatttttctttatcttttataTAATGGGTTTTCCTTTTGAAAGgaaatcttttctttttcttatctcttttaggatattgtattggttgaaaacctatttgctcacaaaaatcaccaataatatttctattttcttctttttgcatatcaagTTGTCGTTTTAGCTTGATATCATTGCAAAGATTAATTCCTTCTGCAGTTATTTCTGCAGATAAATCTCCGTAAGTAAGAATGTTCCAATCTATGGAAtttgttggagatttagattttaatctattttttactctttcagcaaaaagaactggaagtccagaaataaatttttctttccagaaatttgcattgcaatcatttctagTTAAAACCTTGGTCATAAaaacatctttataccatctgaattcagatagtgttgggcatctcaaattcattaattgttcttgagatcgatctaattggagttcattagctccaataaaattagataaaattgtataaataagtgtatttACAGCATCTGACTCTTCTCTTCCATTAAGATCTACTATAGAagagtttagaattttattctttgcttctttagaaagataaaaatcccaccaaccttgaagttggcctgtgaaaccagtaataatggcttgagcaatttgcctatcattattaccttttatctttgccgcagaagaatatattaacatttgtttaataatagttttaatctgatattcagattttccatctatattccattcagtaatggcttctccattaaactgaacgtaatcttttttctcttcaatttgaagatcaacaggtgtagcctttttataaaaaggttttacaattgatactttatgcattttattaatctgcatttcatcttctgacgaactagaaatattatctagttgttcagatttggtaattaccgaaatagaacctttttctttaatattaattttttgtaatcgatctattaaaccttccataaaatcatcatcttttttagaacttaaaagaaaattttcttttttaagattaggAGGAGGTTTTATCATCAAAGTTTTTGAACTTTCACCACTAGAATTTCCTTGTTTGGATTTTGATAAAATCTCTTCTATTCTAGTAGTCTGATTTCTTAAAGAATGTATAGTAAGATTGGTAAAATTATTCTGTTGAAtaatatggtcaaaattaccatgCCCTATTTCTGATTTTATAAGGGCAGCATATATTTCTTTATTACCctttttaatttgtaaagtagtaaaaggaggatgaatctcaaaagattcttctccagtttcatgaacatataatttatatgttgattcaagagtatttataaaagactcatctttaaaatctggaaatattttattccttgctggaaaatataaattttccatccatttgaaaaaatctaaatttaatttagtttcttcaATCCATTCTAAGTAGAATTTTTGCAAGTGCATGGAGAATATATGCCagcatattttaattttttttgcttCCCGTAGTTTACGTTCAATATTGGTCATGTGATAGCCGTTTAGGAGATGGTCGTCGGCCAAGTTGGCAGAGTTCCAAACCTGACTCGGACTTAAATGGATCAGATCGGATTGGATCGATGGACGTTAACGGATTCCGAGGTCCTGGTCTAGACGCCTAGGCAGATCAGAATCAGGACATTGTTACACGGGTTTTCTTGCCCTTGTAGATTTTCAAGGAGATGCTAATGCAATTTTCACGAAAGATTTCAAACTAAAGCAATGCTGTGTAATAATGCTTCATTTCACGCCGTCTCCACCGCTGCACGGCTGTACTCATTTCAACGTCAAGTATTAGTGATCCATAGAGCTTTTCTAATCGGATACTCAAAGACTCCAATCCCTTTACACAACATTACAAAATAAACCAAGAAAATTTGCTTTCGCAGGGGATTCATAGGGTAACTAGGAAATTAATCCCAATAAGTGAGATTGTCAAGTATGTTTCAAATTCTTGAAACGCTCGAAAGTAATAATCAAGTCAGACAAGTAACTAAATATAGGTGCATCGGTCATCCATTTGTTTCAAAAATTCTAGACCATCCCCAATATGGTGTACCACACGACCTCATGCGGGTAGTTGGAGTTTTACGTTGTTCTTCATGCTGGAACGGTGAAATGGGAACAAAGATCGAGTGAGGAAATGAAATGTGAGCTAAAATACGCAGTGAACTGAAAAAGCTTACCTTTGGAAGTAATAGTAAAAGAAATCGGCGTACAGCAAAGTCTGAACAAGACCTGAAATCCAGGCTGCGGAAGAGAACCAGTGAACAATACTTGGGGTTAGTACAAGATTTTCAACGCAAAGCAAACATATGAGTAGAACTATGTGGCAGGCCTCTGAAGAAACATCGTCCCAAACACTGCAGGTGTGTGTAGGTTTAATATCATCCAAACTGACCAAACATGGTGCAGGTGAGAGTGTGTATAGATTTAAAGAGAGTAGAGTGACATACTTATCCAGTGGACAAAGTGTGGCTCGGTGAAGTAACGATAAATCCAGTTCAAAATGTATAGAGCCCGGTAAGCACTGCAAGAAgagagcaagatttgaggagtTTTAGCTGACCTATAAACATTACTACAGTCTTCATTGCCTAAATAGCATATTGACAAGTAAAATTCCAAGAAAAGTCAACGATGGCTACTGCAACAATAATTTTTTCTCATCATCTAAAGTTGCGTTTGGATTGAAAGATTTGAATTTGAGGGGAGAATTTGAAATGTTGCAGATCGGGGAGGTAGGGTGCTTCGTAAATCAATCCTCCTTAAAACTTTAACTTGAAAAGGTAGGATTTTTagtttgtgttttttttaaaaaaaatctaatcaTCTTGTAAACTAAATGACAGAGAACCAATTTCTATAACATATTTTGTAATAGAGATTATGTGATTTTTCTGGTAATGCATGTCTCTGCCCCTCCAAAATCCATTTGAATCTCCTCTGGTACCAATCTCGCCCAACAAAAAGAAATCACTGAGTCCATCCTTGCTTCTTCCTGGCACTTATAAGATCTAATGAGGTAGTCAGTCCTTTGTTTATTTAAACGTGATTTCATGGTTCCTACACTACTTACGCTCAGGATGTTGAATTTCAAGAAGCAATAATGGATGCTTTGACATTAAGATAACTCATAAACTCACTAAACATCTTATCGAATAAAAATGGAAAAACAAAAACTTTAATGGATAAAGCACACACATCCATACACGCGGCAagcagaaacatgaatcaataactAAGAACTGGACATAGTAGGAGCGGAAAAAGCACCACAAGACCCAACTCGAACCAAGACAAATTTCTAAAGTAAAACAGAATTCCTATCAaactcaaaatgaaaaaaaatatctaGTTCATACGATTTATAATATGAAATAAGAAAATTACCCGAGAAGAAAAACGTATTGCCCAGTCAAGTTGTCAATATTTCTGGTCCTCTGCAGCAAAACCAGCTGAGGAAGAATGGCAACAGCTTCCAAGAACAAGGAAAATGCCCACAATACCTGTATATGAAAATGTTCTGACACCATAACTTAGATAAAATCAAGATATGTAGCAGCAGTAAGAAAAAAGTTAAAAGAGTACCTCTCTGAAGGTAAACTTCTCATGTATGAGTAAAGCTAAGACAAAACATGGCAGCACAAGAAAATAGTGGCGAAATGTGTCCTGGTCTTTGTCGTAGGATCGGCGGACAATCTTGTGCTTCCTTATGTACCAGACAATAGAAAAAGAGCTTCCAAGAAATATTAATTTCATGAGTGTATTATACAGAGAAATATATGTTATAAATAGATCCAAGTAGCGAGTGGCAAACACAACAGCATAGAGCTCTTGGGTCTTCAGAGAAATACCTGCATAATGAGGCCAACGTCAACCAAAATGAACAGAAAACCAGGATATTTTGATGGGGCTGAGACAAtaatcaaaataaaatgaaacaaGCGAAAACAATATTTTCTAATCAAGGAAAAAAAgcataaaagaaaattatattaaaGGAATATAACTTATTTCACCGCAGGAGAAGATGTACATTATGATATATCTGTTAGAATTGGGGGATTTATGAGATTATTTGGCCACTGCACAAGTAAATTGG encodes the following:
- the LOC140821546 gene encoding ER lumen protein-retaining receptor-like, which translates into the protein MNIFRLAGDLTHLASVLVLLLKIHTIKSCAGISLKTQELYAVVFATRYLDLFITYISLYNTLMKLIFLGSSFSIVWYIRKHKIVRRSYDKDQDTFRHYFLVLPCFVLALLIHEKFTFREVLWAFSLFLEAVAILPQLVLLQRTRNIDNLTGQYVFLLGAYRALYILNWIYRYFTEPHFVHWITWISGLVQTLLYADFFYYYFQSMKNNVKLQLPA